atatgtatgtatatatatgtatttatatataatatatatgtatgtgtgtgtgtatatatatatatatatataatatatatatatatatatatatgtgtgtgtatgtgtgtatatatatatgtatgtaaatatatatatatatatatatatgtgtgtgtgtgtatgtgtatatatatatatatatatatatacgtatgtatgtatatatatatatatatatatgtatgtatgtatatacgtttcatcataggtacacttcaactgtgagagacagaatgtgaaaaaaaaatccaggaattcacattgtaggaattttaaagaatttatttgtaaattatggtggaaaataagtatttggtcccttcaaacaaggaagatctctggctatcacagacctgtaacttcttctttaagaagctctctgtcctccactcgttacctgtgttaatggcacctgtttgaacttgttatctgtataaaagacacctgtccacagcctcaaacagtcagactccaaattCCACtatgggcaagaccaaagagctgtcgaaggacaccaggaaaataattgtagacctgcaccagactgtgaagagtgaatctacaataggcaagcagcttggtgtgaaaaaaatcaactttgggagcaattatcagaaaatggaagacatacaagaccactgataatctccctcgatctggggctccacacgagatctcatcccgtggggtcaaaatgatcatgagaacggtgagcaaaaatcccagaaccacatggggggacctggtgaatgactgcagagagctgggaccaacgTAACAAAGGTTacgatcagtaacacactacgccgacagggaatcaaatcccgcagtgccagacgtgtccccctgcttaagccagtgcatgtccaggcccgtctgaagtttgccagagagcacatggatgatacagcagaggattgggagaatgtcatgtggtcagatgaaaccaaaatataactttttggtataaactcaactcgtcgtgtttggaggaagaagaatactgagttgcatcccaagaacaccatacctactgtgaagcatgggggtggaaatatcatgctttggggctgtttttctgctaaggggacaggctgactgatccgtgttaaggaaagaatgaataggGCCATgtgtcgtgagattttgagccaaaacctccttccatcagtgagagctttgaagatgaaacgtggctgggtcttccagcatgacaatgatcccaaacacaccgcccgggcaacgaaggagtggctccgtaagaagcatttgaaagtcctggagtagcctagccagtctccagacctcaacctcatagaaaatctgtggagggagttgaaagtccgttttgctcggcgacagccccaaaacatcactgctctcgagaagatctgcatggaggaatgggccaaaataccagctactgtgtgtgcaaacctggtaaagacctatagtaatcgtttgacctctgttattgccaacaaaggttatattacaaagtattgagttgaatttttgttattgaccaaatacttattttccaccataatttacaaataaattctttaaaaatcctacaatgtgaattcctggattttttttcacattctgtctctcacagttgaagtgtacctatgatgaaaattacagacctatgtgatcattttaagtgggagaacttgtacaattggtggctgactaaatacttttttgccccactgtatatatgtatatgtatatatatatgtatatatatatgtgtgtatatgtgtatatatatgtgtatatatatatgtgtatatatatgtatatgtatatatatatatatatatatatatgtgtgtatatatatatatgtatgtgtatatatgtatgtatatatatatatatatatatatatatatatatatatatatatatatatatatgtatatatatatatatatatatatatatatatatatatatatatatatatatatatatatatatatgcatgtatatatatatatatatatatatatatatatatatatatatatatatatatgcatgtatatatatttataatataataaaagAGAAAAGTAGAGTAAAAaagaaaacaggtgaaatgtaacaagaaaatgttgcagtGTTGACTctgataacacaaagctgccatgcaggctgttttttttacttaaaagctgccattgctcaaaaaatgatgatgaatcaaaaccaattttgttttgaattattgtcctactcaaggctccaattaattcacatcaaatattccacttgttttgaaatgtttttagaGAAAATTctgcattttttgtgtttgccataagtacaaagttttctttgccaaaaaggtcataaaaaaatcaaaaacaaaacacatgaaaaaataataaacttATAATGGATGGACAGATCtgttctgaagttgatctcgagacctaagctttgaaagttaaaaaaaaaaaaaaaaaaaaagtacgctTTTAGAGTTGGGTGCTTTTGGATCccaaagaattttagtgggatttaaaaaaagcaaacgttcattgctccaaaaataataatgaattaaaatcagcgttatgaattattgatctattcaatgctccaattacgtcacatcaaatattctactttgaacttGTTTTGGGGCAAAtattgtttttgccattaaaaaacaacaaccaggtTTTGACAACAAAGCAATTGCGTCAAAGTACTTTATATCGAAAAATCTGATGTGGAGCTACAGTTTTAAgcgttgaatacattttttttaaattatttttactgttgtttttttctcatgtaagaatagaatacaATTATTCATAAaatgattgtgtaactgcataaccaaGTGTGTCCAAgattctgcctgtatgaaaatattagcgtacagttacacatttaacagtgtggtttatggttgttgttatttttcaaattaattaatcAGTTAGTATTATTAGATTtgtttaattaactaactaaactttgtttatattttgagtatattttatttttgttttgagagctttagaacaggggtgtctaaactttttccaccaagggcggcATATTGAAAAGTCAAGTAGGcaataatacagcatcaatcacaaaataaaccAATTTAGGGAGTAACCTTTTGACCAAAAGCCAAATACAATATTGATAAATGATCTCTGGCATCACAACAATCCTTGTCTTATGTTCTTGGAAGGTGGGGCGACGGGTGTAAGGAGAACCTCACATAGCTATCTACGTAAAGCCCGAGGAACTTAGCCGAAAAGAGAAGTATCTTTTAGACACAAAACAGGCCAATGCAGTGAACAGAAGTAATACAACTGTTACTTAGAGAAAAATTGTTGTTAGACAATAGATCGCGCGATACCGCCACCAACTATTATTGTCACATTTTTATGATAGATTTTTGCCGACAGTACCGTCAAATGGTTGCGCTCGTAGTTTTAATGACGCCGGAGCACATGGCCTCTGGCGTAGAACCGTAACAAACAGCCGTATTTGAACACAAATATGTTTGTATAGTTAGTCCGTGATAAGTAGATAACAGTTTTAATGTAATtcaaaaagcatttttttcatttagacaGCAGGGGGCAGTTGTGTTTATTCAGTAGATGGAGCTTaaagaatgtttgttttttaaacatccCTTtgatttctgttgtttttttattcttatttttattttaaacaacataaaaaacacaagatacacttaccattagtgcatcaaccccaaaaaacctccctccctcatccacactcatttacacaaaaagagtctgtctctttctgttattaaaaacttctggttcctgcaatatagaataatatagtctgcaagggatacagtccttaaaGCACACatcattgtgtgtgctgctggtccattaacattttcattattaattactattttttatctaattgtttttataatgttttactttctttttttattcaacaataagtatttatttatttttatttatttatcctatcttattttatttaaaaaataaaataaaggaccttatcttcaccagaccgggTTGTCAATGTAATCAGATTGTtcaaaagggttcttaaaaccaggtccagttcaGATTATGTCCAGATCTCTGTTGTGTGTTTAAGATAAGGccatagagcagtgattctcaaagggCCTTCAATGGAAATGGTTACAATTTGACTACTGTAGTGCCGTAGTCCACGCCAAAATAAACCATTAAGACAGAACTGTATTACTCTGTAATTTCTATCATTCATAGAAATTTTTCTATGTTCAAGCGGTccacaaatatgaaatatacttgttagataaaacctctgccttgtttttattgaatacgtAGGccaactacgctactgtattttaatgttggccattaGAGTGGTTCTTAGAAAACAcaagtgttttttgaggtggtacttggtgaaaaaagtttgagaaccactgtcttggAGGAAATACGCTATTTTGAGGACTGAATAGTAACCTGTCATTCACATGTGACCACGCCCCCTTAATTAACGCCCAGCCGagaaaatatttagaaaaaaatatagttttaacTTCAGTGCTTTTGAGCGGAGCAGCATGGCTCTCGTCTCCCTGGTGAGCATCCATGAAAGGTTGCCGTGGCAATAGTTTCCAAGGTGATTGATAGGTTACTTGCATAACAGCTCAGCCAATGACAATGAGCTTCATTTGCATATGTGAGTTCTCGTCATATTTGTATCTTTGAAGAGGCTCAGTTTGTGTACACTTTTAAAAAGTTGACAGTCGTAAAGCATCctattgattttatttcatttttttgtgcCTGGCAGCCATGGACCCGTCCATCACGCTCTGGCAGTTTTTGCTCCACCTGCTGGACGACCAGCGCCAGCGTCACCTGATCTCGTGGACGGGCGAGGACGGCGAGTTCAAGCTGCTGGACGCGGAGGAAGTGGCCCGCCTGTGGGGGCTCCGCAAGAACAAACACAACATGAACTACGACAAACTCAGCCGCGCGCTACGCTACTACTACGACAAGGTACTGCCATGGCGACGACTGTTCCCAGGAGGGCGGAGTGCTATGAGCTTTCCACTTCCTCTTGCGTTTTTTTCAGAACATCATCAAAAAGGTGAGCGGACAAAAGTTTGTGTACAAGTTCGTCAGCCAGCCCGACCCATCCCTGCCTGACGGGACGCGCACCCCAGAAGAAGGCCAGAGGAGGGACAACGTAGATGCCAATGGCCAATCGAAAGGGGGCGGGGCATTGAGCTGTCAGTCAAAGGGCATAGCACAGGTACGCAAACTCGCCAATGTCGTTGCAGCGACCGGAGCGTGGCTGATGCGTTGATTTGTGTATTGGTGGTCAGAAGTCGTCGCCCGGCGGCTCCTACAAAAGTTCCCGTAACGACTACATGAAGTCCGGCCTCTACTCCACTTTCACCATCCAATCGCTGCAGGCCCCGCCCAACCCTCGACCGGTCAAAGCGGAGCTGATGCTCGACCCCGCCCCAAGAGAGGTGAGGGAAATGGCCGCAGGAAATGTCAGCACGCCCGTCCTcatggtccccccccccccccccccccccccccctgttccCTGCAGGTTTCCTCACCGCCAGTAGGCGCCGCCATCGATCCTTCTCGCCACGTGATCGTCACTCATGCTTCGCCATGTTCCACACCTGTTGTCAACCAACCCCAGCCGGCCAACACCCCCGGCCAATCACAGGTCAGTACTTGCTGTTAGCACGTAGGCAAGCACGCTACTTTGTGTCTCCGCCCCCTGCTGACGACTTGTCCTGTTTGTCCCAGAACCCGTCCGGCCCCCCGCTGGGTGACCCTCCCCACATTTACCTCACCAGCGTCAGCGACCCCTCCTCCCTCACGCCGCTCATCCCCATAGGTTCCGTCGGGGGCGCCGTGAGTCCTGTACCGCCACAGCCAGACGGCGGCGGCATGGCTAGCGTTGCCAGTTTCCCTCCCCATCCCAACCCCACCCCTCACCCAACTCACTCCCCGCCCGTCTTCGTTATCATCAACCCCCCTCCCTCGCAGCAGGCCGCTGTGGCGTCCGCACCCCCCTCTGTCACCCCGCCTCCAACACGACCGCCCCTGCCCCCCATCGTCATCAAGGAGGAGACCCTGCCGTTGGAGGAGGACCTCCTGGAGATAGTGACCCTGGAGGAGAAGCAGGTGGAGGAGGTAAGACCACGCCTCCTCTCACACGCCGTCATCTAACGTCGTGTGAGTGATCGGCGCCTGTCTTTGCTCCGCCCCTTCCTCAGGTTCCTCAGCTCATTGGTGGCACGGGTGGAACACAGCCTCAGCTCACCATCATAGAAGCCACGCCTCCTCCCAGCATCGACGCTGAGGTCAGAGATCAGCATTCGGGAGACGAGGAAAAGGACACGCCAACAGGTAACGTGCTGAAGATAGAAGATGAAATATCACACTTTCTGTCTGCTAAATGTTATTTTCCTACCAATATCACTATTCAGTACTTTACTACATGTACTATTACTCCTACTTACTATTACtcttactttattacatgtactATTACTCCTACTTGCTATTACTCTTACTTTACTACATGTACTTTTACTCCTACTTACTATTACTCTAACTTTACTACATGTACTATTACTCCTACTTACGATTACTCTTACTTTGCTACAAGTACTATTACTCCTACTTACGATTACTCTTACTTTGCTACAAGTACTATTACTCCTACTTACTGTTACTTTTACTTTAGTACATGTACTATTACTCCTACTTACTATTACTCTTACTTTACTACATGTACTATTACTCCTACTTACTATTACTCTTACTTTACTACATGTACTATTACTCCTACTTACTATCACTCTTACTTTACTACATGTACTATTACTTCTACTTGCTATTACTCTTACTTTACTACATGTACTATTACTCCTACTTACTATTACTCTCACTTTACTACAAGTACTATTACTCCTACTTACTATCACTCTTACTTTACTACATGTACTATTACTTCTACTTGCTATTACTCTTACTTTACTACATTTACTATTACTGTTACTAATCATACTATTACTATTAATTACTACACATACTATTGCTGTTACTTTACTACACTTACTATTACATTACTACTTGTACTATTAATGTTACTTTACTAAATGTACTACTACTGTTACtttactactattactattacatATACTATTACAGTTACTTTACTACATTTACTGGTATGTTACTACACATACTGTTACTTTACTACACTTACTATTACTCTTACTTTACTACACTTACTATTATTTACTACACATACAATTACTGTTACTTTACTAAATGTACTATTACTTTACTACAGTTACTGTTATGTTACTACACACACTGTTACTTTACTACACTTATTATTACGCTTACTTTACTACACTTACTATTATTTATTACACGTGCAATTACTGTTACTTTACTAAATGTACTACTACTGTTACTTTACTACACTTACTATTACATTACTACATGTACTATTACTGTTACTTTACTACATTTACTGGTATGTTACTACACATACTGTTACTTTACTGCACTTACTATTACTCTTACTTTACTGCACTTATATTATTTACTACACGTACAATTACAGTTACTTTACTAAATGTACTTTTACTGTTACTTTACTTCATTTACTGTTACTTTACTACACATATTACTGTTACTTTGCTAAATGTACTATTACTGTTACTTTACTACATTTACTGTTGTTACTACACATACATTTACTTTACTACACTTATTATTACTCTTACTTTACTGCACTTACTATTACTGTTACTTTACTACATTTATTGTTATGTTACTACACATACTGTTACTTTACTACACTTACTATTACTCTTACTTTACTGCACTTACTATTACTGTTACATTACTTGACTTAATATTATTTACTACATGTACAATTACTGTTACTTCACTACACTTACTATTATTGTTACTTTACTACACTTACTATTATTGTTACTTTACTACACTTAATATCACTGTTACTTTACTACACTTACTATTACTTATACTTTACTACTTGTACTATTACTATTACATTACTACATATACTATTACTGTTACTTTGCTAAATGTACTATTACTTTTACTTTACTACGCTTACTATTATTGTTACTTTACTACACTTAATATCACTGTTACTTTACTACACTTACTATTACTTATACTTTACTACGTgtaccattaccgtattttccgcactataaggcgcaccggattattagccgcaccttctatgaattacatatttcataattttgtccaccaataagccgccccggactaaaagccgcgcctacgctgcgctaaagtgaatgtcaaaaaaacgctgcgctaaagtgaatgtcaaaaaaacagtcagatagttcagtcaaactttaataatatattgaaaaccagcgttctaacaactctgtcccaaaatgtacgcaaatgtgcaatcacaaacatagtaaaattcaaaatggtgtagaacaatagcaacataatgttgctcgaacgttaatgtcacaacacacaaaataaacatagcgctcaccttctgaagttattcttcattcgtaaatccttcgaattcttcgtcttcggtgtccgaattgaaaagttgggcgaatacgggatccaaaatggccggttccgtctcgtcgaagtcaccggagtcagtgtcgctgttgttgtgcagcagttctgtgaatcctgccttccggaaaggtcggaccacagttgtgaccgaaactatctgcccaggcatttacgatccactggcagatgttggcgtatgtcgaccggcgctatctgcccgtcttagtgaaggtgtgttcgccttcggagctgcgtgaaaaaagccacccggcctcttcgcgtaaacttcccttaaccactcgctcatcttttcttcatccatccatcccttcgagttagcttttatgatgacgccggctggaaaggtctcttttggatgggtggaagttagcatggcaagctagaaccacagtgaaggatgacttctcattccctgtggagcgaatattcaccgtacgtgctcccgttccacagtgcggttcagttgctgtgaaatacggtagtaatccgtgtgcggatggagagattgcgtctttttatgaaccggatcgttttgtaggagccattttgtggtctttacagatgtaaacaggaaatgaaacgtacggtgatatccgcgcgttttttcttcttcttccgggggcgggtgaagcgcttcctgttctatgggggcgggtgaagcgcttcctgttctatgggggcgggtgaagcgcttcctgttctatgggggcgggtgctttcattggcggttgcttgcgtagaagaagaagcgcttcctgttctaccgggaaaaaagatggcggctgtttaccgaagttgcgagaccgaaactttatgaaaatgaatcgtaataaagcgcaccgggttattaggcgcactgtcagcttttgagaaaaattgtggtttttaggtgcgccttatagtgcggaaaatacgggtactaTTACATTACTACATATACTATTACTGTTACTTTGCTAAATGTACTATTACTGTTACTTTACTACACTTACTATTATTGTTACTTTACTACACTTAATATCACTGTTACTTTACTACACTTACTATTACTTATACTTTACTACATGTACTATTACATTACTACATATACTATTACCTTGCTAAATGTACTATTACTGTTAATTTACTACACTTACTATTACTGTTACTTTACTATACTTACTGTTACTTTACTACTCTTactattatttgttattttactACACTTACTATTACTTTACTATACTTATAATTACTGTTACTTTACTACACTTACTATTACTTATACTTTACTATGTGTACTATTACTATTACATTACTACATATACAATTACTGTTACTTTACTACACTTACTACTATTGTTGCTTTACTACATTTACTAGTACTATTACATTACTACATGTACTATTACTGTTACTTTACTACATTTACTGGTATGTTACTATAAATACTGTTACTTTACTGCACTTACTATTACTCTTACTTTACTACACTTCATATTATTTACTACATGTACAATTACTGTTACTTTAGTAAATGTACTATCACTGTTACTTTACTTCATTTACTGTTACTTTACTACACATATTACTGTTACTTTGCTAAATGTACTGTTACTTTACTACATTTACTGTTATGTTACAACACATACTGTTACTTTACTACACTTACTATTACTCTTACTTTACTGCACTTACTATTACTCTTACTTTACTAGATTTAATATTATGTATTACACGTACAATTACTGTTACTTTACTACACTTACTATTATTGTTACTTTACTACACTTAATATCACTATTACTTTACTACACTTACTATTACTTATACTTTACTACGTGTACTATTACTATTACATTACTAAATATACTATTACTGTTACTTTGCTAAATGTACTATTACTGTTACTTTACTACACTTACTATTATTGTTTCTTTACTACACTTAATATCACTGTTACTTTACTACACTTACTATTACTTTTACTTTACTACGTGTACTATTACTATTACATTACTACATATAATATTACTGTTACTTTGCTAAATGTACTATTACTGTTACATTACTACACTTACTATTACTGTTACTTTACTATACTTACTGTTACTGTTACTTTACTACACTTactattatttgttattttactACACTTACTATTACTGTTACTTTTTTATACTTACTGTTACTGTTACTTTACTACACTTactattatttgttattttactACACTTACTATTACTGTTACCTTTTTATACTTACTGTTACTGTTACTTTACTACACgtactattatttattttactacaCTTACTATTACTGTTAGTTCACTACATGTACTGTTACTGTTATTTACTACATGTACTAATACTGTTACTTTACTACACTTACTATTACTCTTACTTCACTACAATTACTATTACGGTTAGTTTCGACATACTATTGCTATCAGGTTACTACACTAACGTTACTATAATTACGACACTTACTATTACTGTTATCTTACAACACTTAATATTACTGTTATTTTACTACACTTACTATAACTATTACATTACTATATGTACTACTACTTTACTACTCTTAGTACGTGTGGTAACGTAATAGTATTATTTACTACACCTACTATTACTCTTACTTTACTACACCTACTATTACTCTTACTTTACTACACATACTATTACTATTACATTACTACACATAGTATTACTGTTACATTACTATACATACTATTACTGTTTCGATTGTTAAATTACTGCACATACTATTACTGTTACGTTACTACACGTACTATTACTGTTCCACATGTTAAATTACTACACAAACTATTACTGTCCCGTTACTGCACTCACTCTTACTATTACTGTTTTGTTACTACACATACTCTTACTATTACTGTTATGTTACTACACGCATGCTTACTGTTTTGACTGTTACATTACGACATGTACTCTTACTGATACTGCACAAACTTTCTGTTACATTAAAtactattttattgttattttacacATACTCCTATTCCTACTGTAACATCACTACTGCACATACTCTTGTTGTTAGGACTGTTACATAATTACTACATATACTGTTACTGCACATAATATTACTGTATGTGTAGTTGACATACTCTTACTCTTATGACTATTATGTTACTAGAAATACTCTTATTACCACTGTTACGTTACCACACAAACTCTTACTCTTAGTGTTACATCACTACTACGCATACTCTTACTGTTACGGCTGTTACAATACTACATAAACTCTTAATGTTTGTTACTACACATTATTACTGTTACGTTACTACACATACGCTTATTACTGTTATATTATGACACATACTCTTATGACTGTTACGTTACTACAAATAGTCTTACTCTTACTGTTGTATCACTACATGTACTCTTACTGTAACTGTTAATTACTAGACATACTATAACTTTTTCTTTATTACACCTACTCTTATTACTAGTGTCCCGCTATTACACATAGTACTGCTCTTACTGTTACGTCACTACATTATTTATTACTGTTACATTACTACACATACTTTTACTG
This sequence is a window from Nerophis lumbriciformis linkage group LG23, RoL_Nlum_v2.1, whole genome shotgun sequence. Protein-coding genes within it:
- the elk1 gene encoding ETS domain-containing protein Elk-1 isoform X1 gives rise to the protein MHINNIFIKMDSNPLINAMDPSITLWQFLLHLLDDQRQRHLISWTGEDGEFKLLDAEEVARLWGLRKNKHNMNYDKLSRALRYYYDKNIIKKVSGQKFVYKFVSQPDPSLPDGTRTPEEGQRRDNVDANGQSKGGGALSCQSKGIAQKSSPGGSYKSSRNDYMKSGLYSTFTIQSLQAPPNPRPVKAELMLDPAPREVSSPPVGAAIDPSRHVIVTHASPCSTPVVNQPQPANTPGQSQNPSGPPLGDPPHIYLTSVSDPSSLTPLIPIGSVGGAVSPVPPQPDGGGMASVASFPPHPNPTPHPTHSPPVFVIINPPPSQQAAVASAPPSVTPPPTRPPLPPIVIKEETLPLEEDLLEIVTLEEKQVEEVPQLIGGTGGTQPQLTIIEATPPPSIDAEVRDQHSGDEEKDTPTDPSVSAVTSSTPLVAARSASDVVPPKPKKPRGLALPSSPSLPPGLSLDKFNAAVNSLLAPGSAANTLTPGVITSHALTPVLLTPSPLPSTIHFWSTLSPIAPRSPAKLSFQFPTNGSNQMHIPTLSVDGLSTPVVLSPGPQKP
- the elk1 gene encoding ETS domain-containing protein Elk-1 isoform X2; its protein translation is MHINNIFIKMDSNPLINAMDPSITLWQFLLHLLDDQRQRHLISWTGEDGEFKLLDAEEVARLWGLRKNKHNMNYDKLSRALRYYYDKNIIKKVSGQKFVYKFVSQPDPSLPDGTRTPEEGQRRDNVDANGQSKGGGALSCQSKGIAQSSPGGSYKSSRNDYMKSGLYSTFTIQSLQAPPNPRPVKAELMLDPAPREVSSPPVGAAIDPSRHVIVTHASPCSTPVVNQPQPANTPGQSQNPSGPPLGDPPHIYLTSVSDPSSLTPLIPIGSVGGAVSPVPPQPDGGGMASVASFPPHPNPTPHPTHSPPVFVIINPPPSQQAAVASAPPSVTPPPTRPPLPPIVIKEETLPLEEDLLEIVTLEEKQVEEVPQLIGGTGGTQPQLTIIEATPPPSIDAEVRDQHSGDEEKDTPTDPSVSAVTSSTPLVAARSASDVVPPKPKKPRGLALPSSPSLPPGLSLDKFNAAVNSLLAPGSAANTLTPGVITSHALTPVLLTPSPLPSTIHFWSTLSPIAPRSPAKLSFQFPTNGSNQMHIPTLSVDGLSTPVVLSPGPQKP